From Humibacter ginsenosidimutans, a single genomic window includes:
- a CDS encoding fumarylacetoacetate hydrolase family protein produces MRIANLSGRLVILDGDLAVDVERASDGAFSSNPQAVYERWHEFVLWASTHDASTGAPYAASDLGPAVPRPPQVFAIGLNYASHAGESGLKVPENPMVFTKFVSSFAGADVDVELTGDTVDWEVELVAVVGEGGRNIAEADAWNHVAGLTIGQDISDRTVQFWGEPAQFSIGKSLKGFAPIGPAVVTLDEIDAVAERSDLSIGCTLTRTDGTTEVLQNGRTRDMIFSVPVLIAKLSALVELLPGDVIFTGTPDGVGLGRTPRVYLEPGQSVTSEIEGLGSIRQRFVAGR; encoded by the coding sequence ATGCGCATCGCAAACCTTTCAGGACGACTCGTGATCCTCGATGGCGACCTGGCCGTCGACGTCGAGCGGGCGAGCGACGGCGCGTTCTCCTCGAACCCGCAGGCCGTGTACGAGCGCTGGCACGAGTTCGTGCTGTGGGCCTCGACGCACGATGCCTCCACCGGCGCCCCGTACGCTGCCTCCGACCTCGGTCCCGCCGTTCCGCGCCCGCCGCAGGTGTTCGCCATCGGTCTCAACTACGCGAGCCACGCCGGCGAGTCAGGGCTGAAGGTGCCGGAGAACCCGATGGTGTTCACCAAGTTCGTCTCGAGCTTCGCCGGAGCCGACGTCGACGTCGAGCTGACCGGTGACACCGTCGACTGGGAGGTCGAGCTGGTGGCCGTCGTCGGCGAGGGCGGCAGGAACATCGCAGAGGCCGACGCGTGGAACCATGTCGCGGGTCTGACCATCGGCCAAGACATCAGCGACCGCACGGTGCAGTTCTGGGGCGAGCCGGCACAGTTCAGCATCGGCAAGTCGCTGAAGGGCTTCGCGCCGATCGGCCCCGCGGTCGTCACCCTCGACGAGATCGACGCGGTCGCCGAGAGGTCTGATCTGTCGATCGGTTGCACGCTCACGCGCACCGACGGCACCACAGAGGTGCTGCAGAACGGTCGGACCCGCGACATGATCTTCAGCGTGCCCGTGCTCATCGCCAAGCTTTCGGCGCTCGTCGAGCTGCTTCCCGGCGACGTGATCTTCACCGGCACGCCGGATGGCGTCGGCCTCGGCCGCACCCCGCGCGTCTATCTGGAGCCGGGACAGAGCGTGACCAGCGAGATCGAGGGGCTCGGCAGCATCCGCCAGCGGTTCGTGGCAGGGCGCTGA
- a CDS encoding alpha/beta fold hydrolase, with amino-acid sequence MPRTPDLPARHFSGSDGAMLAYRELGEGRPLVLIHGFFSTAYVNWIRYGTAQTLVDAGFRVIMPDLRAHGDSDRSHHPQRYPRDVLSDDAFALIAHLGLTDYDLGGYSLGARTTVRMLVRGAQPGRAVVAGMGLAGITEVDKRNEFYRGVFDGLGTHERGSAEWRSEAFLRTNDGDPVALRLVLETSVGATEAELAEIATPTLVVMGADDHGLGSGAELADAMPLARFVEVPGNHMSAVTDRALGESIRDFLTR; translated from the coding sequence ATGCCACGCACACCCGACCTCCCCGCCCGTCACTTCTCCGGCAGCGACGGCGCCATGCTCGCCTACCGCGAGCTCGGCGAGGGGAGACCTCTGGTGCTCATCCACGGTTTCTTCTCCACGGCGTACGTCAACTGGATCCGTTACGGAACCGCGCAGACCCTGGTCGACGCCGGCTTCCGCGTGATCATGCCCGACCTGCGCGCGCACGGCGACAGCGACCGCTCGCACCACCCGCAGCGCTACCCGCGCGACGTGCTCTCCGACGACGCGTTCGCCCTGATCGCGCACCTCGGCCTCACCGATTACGATCTCGGCGGCTACTCGCTCGGCGCCCGCACGACGGTGCGGATGCTCGTGCGCGGCGCCCAGCCCGGTCGTGCGGTCGTCGCGGGCATGGGTCTCGCCGGCATCACGGAGGTCGACAAGCGCAACGAGTTCTATCGTGGCGTCTTCGACGGCCTCGGCACGCACGAGCGGGGGAGTGCCGAGTGGCGCTCCGAGGCGTTCCTGCGCACGAACGACGGCGACCCCGTCGCGCTGCGCCTCGTGCTCGAGACCTCCGTCGGCGCCACCGAAGCGGAGCTTGCGGAGATCGCCACGCCCACCCTCGTCGTGATGGGCGCCGACGATCACGGACTGGGTTCCGGCGCAGAGCTCGCCGACGCCATGCCGCTGGCGCGCTTCGTCGAGGTGCCCGGCAATCACATGAGCGCGGTGACGGACAGGGCGCTGGGGGAGAGCATCCGCGACTTCCTCACGAGGTGA
- a CDS encoding ABC transporter permease encodes MSRRLRTGGTLRENVATVLVAGVSSLFGVALVESTVLITDAAGAAGVDGGSIGVAIAVVGAVFLLLAVYVGAVVTANTFATVVAGRRRSIALLRVLGAEASIVRRSLAAEGLWLGALGAAAGLLVGVSAASVTTAIGTAQGWLPSARYDLLSPTLVGPVLIVVLTTWLAAWIGCRSVTAVSPLEATAAAAAPAGATSRPRLRAGAMIALLLLGAGLLALGVVVGLRVPLGLLVAFVGGVLSFSGVLVGAGIIMPAVLALVGRTFGRAPAARIAAANAARYPERSTRATMALVIGVTLVTTFAVALTTYSDVTLAQLNDAPQWRAALGQTISVTIVVFSVLAGFSALSAAVGLVNTLTVGMLQRIRELGLLRALGFSRGRLRGMILLEGAQLTVAAIAFGLALGILYGWVAAQSLLGSLVHDVIAPAVPWPMIGIIVGAGILITAVSGIVASRRAGSVSPVAALAVE; translated from the coding sequence ATGAGCCGCCGTCTGCGCACGGGCGGAACCCTGCGGGAGAACGTCGCCACCGTGCTCGTGGCGGGCGTCAGCTCACTGTTCGGGGTCGCGCTCGTGGAGTCGACGGTGCTCATCACGGATGCCGCAGGGGCCGCGGGCGTCGACGGCGGCTCGATAGGGGTGGCGATCGCCGTCGTCGGTGCCGTGTTCCTTCTGCTCGCGGTCTACGTCGGCGCCGTGGTGACGGCGAACACGTTCGCCACGGTGGTGGCGGGACGCCGGCGGTCGATCGCCCTGCTGCGCGTGCTGGGCGCCGAAGCGTCGATCGTGCGCCGCTCCCTCGCGGCCGAGGGTCTCTGGCTCGGCGCACTCGGCGCCGCCGCCGGTCTGCTCGTCGGCGTCTCCGCAGCCTCGGTGACCACGGCGATCGGAACAGCTCAGGGGTGGCTCCCGTCTGCGCGCTACGACCTGCTGTCGCCGACGCTGGTCGGGCCCGTGCTGATCGTGGTGCTCACGACCTGGCTCGCCGCATGGATCGGCTGCAGGAGCGTCACGGCCGTCTCACCACTGGAGGCGACGGCGGCAGCAGCGGCACCGGCGGGTGCGACGTCTCGTCCACGACTGCGCGCAGGAGCCATGATCGCGCTTCTTCTGCTCGGTGCCGGACTGCTCGCGCTCGGCGTCGTCGTCGGACTGCGCGTGCCGCTCGGTCTGCTGGTCGCTTTCGTCGGCGGCGTGCTCTCGTTCTCCGGCGTTCTCGTCGGCGCCGGCATCATCATGCCTGCCGTGCTCGCGCTTGTCGGTCGAACGTTCGGACGCGCGCCGGCCGCACGCATCGCCGCGGCCAACGCCGCGCGCTACCCGGAGCGGAGCACGCGCGCCACCATGGCCCTCGTGATCGGCGTGACCCTGGTCACGACGTTCGCGGTCGCGCTCACGACCTACAGCGACGTCACTCTCGCCCAGCTGAACGACGCCCCGCAGTGGCGCGCCGCCCTCGGCCAGACCATTTCGGTGACCATCGTCGTCTTCTCCGTGCTGGCGGGCTTCTCCGCACTCAGTGCCGCCGTCGGGCTGGTCAACACGCTCACTGTCGGCATGTTGCAGCGCATCCGCGAGCTCGGACTGCTGAGGGCGCTCGGGTTCAGCCGTGGTCGGCTGCGCGGCATGATCCTGCTCGAGGGCGCCCAGCTCACGGTCGCCGCGATCGCCTTCGGACTGGCTCTCGGCATCCTCTACGGCTGGGTCGCCGCGCAGTCACTGCTCGGCTCACTGGTTCACGACGTCATCGCGCCGGCGGTGCCGTGGCCCATGATCGGGATCATCGTGGGCGCGGGCATCCTCATCACGGCGGTGTCCGGCATCGTCGCCTCGCGCCGAGCGGGGTCCGTGTCTCCCGTCGCAGCGCTCGCCGTCGAGTGA
- a CDS encoding ABC transporter ATP-binding protein, whose product MQISSNDLGLAARVAGLTKTYGTGDGAVMALDDVSVGIRRGEFTAVIGASGSGKSTLMHMMAGLDTPTAGRAWLGEYELTALGDRALTKARRRGAGFVFQSFNLVPVLDVRANILLPFELDGRRPTADDEAWIERLIDSLGLAARVGHRPHELSGGQQQRVAIARALATRPDVVFADEPTGNLDTRTGREVLALLAEASSSHGQSIAMVTHDPVATSHADRIVMLSDGRIVHDGGPLSPTEVADLMLSVEVVR is encoded by the coding sequence ATGCAGATCTCCTCGAACGACCTCGGCCTGGCCGCACGGGTTGCCGGCCTCACCAAGACGTACGGGACCGGCGATGGAGCCGTCATGGCTCTCGACGACGTCTCCGTGGGCATCAGACGCGGTGAGTTCACCGCGGTGATCGGGGCGTCGGGCTCGGGCAAGTCGACCCTCATGCACATGATGGCCGGGCTCGACACGCCGACGGCGGGCCGAGCGTGGCTCGGGGAGTACGAGCTCACAGCGCTCGGAGACCGCGCGCTCACCAAGGCACGCCGACGCGGCGCGGGCTTCGTGTTCCAGTCGTTCAACCTGGTGCCGGTGCTCGATGTGCGGGCGAACATCCTGCTCCCGTTCGAACTCGACGGACGGCGGCCGACCGCCGACGACGAGGCCTGGATCGAGCGGCTGATCGACTCATTGGGTCTGGCAGCTCGCGTCGGTCACCGGCCGCACGAGCTTTCGGGCGGCCAGCAGCAGCGGGTGGCGATCGCGCGCGCTCTGGCGACGCGTCCCGATGTGGTGTTCGCCGACGAGCCGACCGGCAACCTCGACACCCGCACGGGGCGCGAGGTGCTCGCGTTGCTCGCCGAGGCATCGAGCAGCCACGGACAGAGCATCGCGATGGTCACCCACGATCCCGTCGCCACGAGTCACGCCGACCGCATCGTCATGCTCTCCGACGGCCGCATCGTGCATGATGGCGGCCCCCTCTCGCCGACCGAGGTGGCCGACCTGATGCTGTCCGTCGAGGTCGTGCGATGA
- a CDS encoding response regulator, translating to MSDRIRVALVDDQALFRAGVRMLIQSQADLEFAGEASNGLEAIELAARERPDVMLMDVRMPELDGVAATAQIVARNAGPTPRVLVLTTFDVDESAARAIQAGASGFVLKDADPEFLLAAIRTVHAGNAVIAASATRRLLEQFSARAERRAPVELETLTSREREIFDLAARALSNSEIAAKEFLSEATVKTHISRVLTKLGLRDRVQLVAYAYENGLVD from the coding sequence ATGAGCGATCGCATCCGTGTCGCCCTGGTCGACGACCAGGCCTTGTTCCGCGCCGGGGTGCGCATGCTGATCCAGTCGCAGGCCGACCTCGAGTTCGCCGGCGAGGCATCCAACGGCCTCGAAGCGATCGAGCTCGCGGCGCGCGAACGGCCGGACGTCATGCTCATGGACGTGCGCATGCCCGAGCTCGACGGTGTGGCGGCCACGGCGCAGATCGTCGCCCGCAACGCCGGACCGACACCACGGGTGCTCGTGCTCACCACGTTCGATGTCGACGAGAGCGCGGCGAGAGCCATCCAGGCCGGTGCGAGCGGATTCGTGCTCAAGGACGCCGACCCCGAGTTCCTGCTCGCCGCCATCCGCACCGTGCACGCGGGCAACGCCGTGATCGCCGCGAGCGCAACGCGACGTCTGCTCGAACAGTTCTCGGCACGCGCGGAACGACGTGCTCCCGTCGAGCTGGAGACGCTCACCTCGCGGGAGCGGGAGATCTTCGATCTCGCCGCCAGGGCGCTCAGCAACTCGGAGATCGCCGCCAAGGAGTTCCTCTCCGAGGCGACGGTGAAGACCCACATCTCACGCGTGCTCACGAAGCTGGGGCTGCGCGACCGGGTGCAGCTGGTCGCGTACGCGTACGAGAACGGCCTCGTCGACTGA
- a CDS encoding sensor histidine kinase, whose amino-acid sequence MIRPLGRGQLIFDLVVAGVLFLISIWSVLLRHPLATSIVVVLFCAALAVRRLSPTLALAGTWAAALIQIGFLVPVNAADLAVLGVAYASACYGRPAERWTGLGSSILGGVIAAAYMTLSTSTDYYSPLYGVQRTLIELLAVSIGMVTVLALSWTLGLLTRIVRQSREAKIEAAVAAQRAAYETVVEQERTRIARDMHDVVAHSLAVVIAQADGARYAGQTDPAVQNTALGTISATARSALAEVRQLLTQLRHEVEGGPQPGLADLPVLVEGMRAAGLRITETTSGVPVPLLQVSEIAAYRVLQESLTNALRHGDRAGVVTVELRWEPDAVHVRVANATRADSPPPVGGSAGHGLPGMRERATLAGGSLAAGSVGNGMYEVTMMLPAAGGEGKR is encoded by the coding sequence GTGATCCGTCCGCTCGGCAGAGGCCAGTTGATCTTCGACCTCGTCGTCGCGGGTGTGCTGTTCCTGATCTCCATCTGGAGCGTGCTGCTGAGGCATCCTCTCGCCACCTCCATCGTCGTCGTGCTGTTCTGCGCCGCGTTGGCGGTTCGACGGCTCTCGCCGACGCTCGCCCTGGCCGGCACGTGGGCTGCAGCGCTGATCCAGATCGGCTTCCTCGTCCCCGTCAACGCCGCCGACCTCGCCGTGCTCGGCGTCGCCTACGCCTCGGCATGCTACGGGCGACCCGCCGAGCGCTGGACAGGACTCGGCTCCTCCATCCTCGGTGGAGTGATCGCGGCCGCCTACATGACCCTGTCGACGAGCACCGACTACTACAGCCCGCTCTACGGGGTGCAGCGCACGCTGATCGAGCTTCTCGCGGTCTCGATCGGCATGGTCACGGTGCTCGCACTGAGCTGGACGCTCGGCCTGCTGACCCGCATCGTCAGACAGTCCAGGGAGGCCAAGATCGAAGCGGCCGTGGCCGCACAGCGCGCCGCCTACGAGACGGTCGTCGAGCAGGAGCGCACCCGCATCGCGCGTGACATGCACGACGTCGTGGCCCACTCGCTCGCTGTCGTCATCGCCCAGGCCGACGGAGCACGATATGCAGGGCAGACCGATCCCGCCGTGCAGAACACCGCGCTCGGAACCATCTCCGCCACGGCACGATCGGCGTTGGCCGAAGTGCGGCAGCTGCTGACCCAGCTTCGGCACGAAGTGGAGGGAGGTCCGCAGCCGGGCCTCGCCGATCTTCCCGTGCTCGTCGAGGGGATGCGCGCCGCAGGTCTGCGCATCACCGAGACCACCTCCGGCGTACCCGTTCCCCTGCTTCAGGTGAGCGAGATCGCCGCGTACCGGGTGCTGCAGGAGTCGCTCACGAACGCTCTGCGCCACGGCGACCGCGCTGGCGTGGTCACGGTGGAACTACGGTGGGAGCCGGACGCCGTGCACGTGCGCGTCGCCAACGCCACGCGAGCAGACTCGCCGCCTCCCGTCGGTGGCTCTGCGGGGCACGGCCTGCCCGGCATGCGCGAGCGCGCGACTCTGGCAGGCGGCTCGTTGGCCGCCGGCTCCGTCGGCAACGGCATGTACGAGGTCACCATGATGCTGCCGGCCGCCGGTGGCGAGGGGAAGAGATGA
- the era gene encoding GTPase Era, with the protein MSDRKQRRGEGEHGDGHGEEFRAGFVSFVGRPNVGKSTLMNALVGEKVAITSSKPQTTRRAIRGIVNRPDGQLIVVDTPGIHRPRTLLGERLNTLVQATLGDVDAIGFCVPADEKIGPGDKFINERLDDYPRAKKVAIVTKTDAVGKAAVADQLLAVSALRDWDTIIPLSAVRHDQLDLLVDELIRLLPVSPQLYPDDAITDEQLEDRIAEYIREAVLEDVRDELPHSLAVTIDDIVERDDKPITEIYANLFVERDSQKAIVIGKGGSRLRAIGETARRQIEPLVGGKVFLAIHVKVAKEWQRDPKQLGRLGF; encoded by the coding sequence ATGAGCGATCGCAAGCAGCGCCGCGGCGAGGGCGAGCACGGCGACGGGCACGGCGAGGAGTTCCGCGCCGGCTTCGTCTCGTTCGTCGGCAGGCCGAATGTGGGCAAATCCACGCTGATGAACGCGCTCGTGGGCGAGAAGGTCGCCATCACGAGCTCCAAGCCGCAGACCACGAGGCGCGCGATCCGGGGCATCGTCAATCGGCCCGACGGTCAGCTGATCGTTGTCGATACCCCGGGCATCCACCGCCCGCGCACGCTCCTCGGCGAACGCCTGAACACGCTCGTGCAGGCGACGCTCGGCGACGTCGACGCCATCGGCTTCTGCGTTCCCGCCGACGAGAAGATCGGTCCAGGCGACAAGTTCATCAACGAGCGGCTCGACGACTATCCGCGTGCGAAGAAGGTCGCCATCGTCACGAAGACGGACGCCGTCGGCAAGGCCGCCGTCGCCGACCAGCTGCTCGCCGTCTCCGCCCTGCGGGACTGGGACACGATCATCCCGCTCTCCGCCGTGCGTCACGATCAGCTCGACCTGCTCGTCGACGAGCTGATCCGGCTGCTGCCCGTCTCGCCCCAGCTGTACCCGGACGACGCGATCACCGATGAGCAGCTCGAGGACCGCATCGCCGAATACATCAGGGAAGCGGTGCTCGAAGACGTACGGGACGAGCTGCCGCACTCGCTCGCCGTGACGATCGACGACATCGTGGAGCGCGACGACAAGCCGATCACCGAGATCTACGCCAACCTCTTCGTGGAGCGCGACAGCCAGAAGGCTATCGTGATCGGCAAGGGCGGTTCGCGGCTGCGCGCCATCGGCGAGACGGCGCGCAGGCAGATCGAGCCGCTCGTCGGCGGCAAGGTCTTCCTCGCCATCCACGTGAAGGTGGCGAAGGAGTGGCAGCGCGACCCGAAGCAACTGGGCCGACTCGGGTTCTGA
- a CDS encoding hemolysin family protein: protein MALFFVVAVLLVAFGGLMAAVDAAISVQSRGDIAELAQTSRFRASLTAVADDPGAHLNAVSFARIIAETTAAVLVTLAFSSLVPQWWLALILAAAIMTGASFVLVGTSPRSVGRAHAKGMLRATAPLVHGIRVLIGPIARGLVVLGNRVTPSRARSAAVANEEQLLSIVDEATELDVLEEDDRELIHSIFEFGDTLVREVMIPRTDMVTIDSGASVASAMSLFLAKGVSRVPVVGDDVDQVAGILYLRDVAKQAYERPLDVDVATVDELVRPALFVPESKKADVLLRQMQLESNHLAMVVDEYGGIAGLVTLEDLIEELVGDISDEYDHDVPMIEQLGDGRFRVSTRLPVDELGDLFGIELDDDDVDSVGGLLSKVLGRLPAEGSVATIDGLRLTADRAEGRRRVISTVVAERDTALFGLDEASTAPLSAQGPASGTEHESAATKGRDR from the coding sequence ATCGCGCTGTTCTTCGTCGTCGCAGTGCTGCTGGTGGCGTTCGGCGGCCTGATGGCTGCGGTGGACGCCGCGATCTCGGTGCAATCGCGCGGCGACATCGCCGAGCTGGCGCAGACGTCGCGTTTCCGCGCCTCGCTCACGGCCGTCGCCGACGATCCGGGCGCGCACCTCAACGCCGTCAGCTTCGCGCGCATCATCGCCGAGACCACAGCGGCGGTGCTCGTCACCCTGGCCTTCTCCAGCCTGGTGCCACAGTGGTGGCTCGCGCTCATCCTCGCCGCCGCGATCATGACGGGAGCGTCGTTCGTGCTCGTGGGCACGAGCCCGCGCAGCGTCGGGCGCGCGCACGCGAAGGGGATGCTGCGTGCCACAGCCCCCCTCGTGCACGGCATCCGCGTGCTGATCGGCCCCATCGCACGAGGTCTCGTCGTGCTCGGCAACCGGGTCACCCCGTCTCGAGCCCGCTCGGCCGCCGTGGCGAACGAGGAGCAGCTGCTCAGCATCGTCGACGAGGCCACCGAGCTCGACGTGCTCGAAGAGGACGACAGAGAGCTGATCCACTCGATCTTCGAGTTCGGGGACACGCTCGTCCGCGAGGTGATGATCCCGCGCACCGACATGGTGACCATCGACTCGGGGGCGAGCGTGGCATCGGCCATGAGCCTCTTTCTGGCCAAGGGCGTCTCGCGTGTGCCCGTGGTGGGTGACGACGTCGACCAGGTGGCCGGCATCCTCTATCTGCGCGATGTGGCGAAGCAGGCGTACGAGCGCCCTCTCGACGTCGACGTGGCCACGGTCGACGAGCTGGTCAGGCCGGCCTTGTTCGTGCCGGAGTCGAAGAAGGCCGATGTGCTGCTGCGCCAGATGCAGCTCGAGTCGAACCATCTGGCGATGGTGGTCGACGAGTACGGCGGCATCGCAGGCCTCGTCACGCTCGAAGACCTCATCGAAGAGCTCGTCGGCGACATCTCCGACGAGTACGACCACGACGTGCCGATGATCGAGCAGCTCGGCGACGGCCGGTTCCGGGTGAGCACCCGCCTTCCCGTCGATGAGCTCGGCGACCTGTTCGGCATCGAGCTCGACGACGACGACGTGGACTCCGTCGGCGGCCTGCTCTCCAAGGTGCTCGGCCGGCTTCCCGCCGAGGGGTCGGTGGCCACGATCGACGGGCTCAGGTTGACGGCGGATCGCGCTGAAGGCAGGCGACGTGTGATCAGCACCGTGGTGGCCGAACGCGACACCGCGCTGTTCGGGCTCGACGAGGCATCCACCGCGCCGCTTTCTGCCCAGGGGCCGGCATCCGGCACCGAACACGAGTCCGCAGCGACGAAGGGACGAGACAGATGA
- the ybeY gene encoding rRNA maturation RNase YbeY translates to MSIEVNNESAVEVDEAALQRLAAFALDMMHVSTEAELAILLVDEAAMEQLHVQWMDEPGPTDVLSFPMDELRPGTEDEPTPAGLLGDVVLCPQVAGAQAEAAGHGLMDELKLLTTHGILHLLGFDHAEPDEEREMFAIQRDILVGFAVAERRR, encoded by the coding sequence GTGAGCATCGAAGTCAACAACGAGTCGGCCGTCGAGGTCGACGAGGCCGCCTTGCAGAGGCTCGCCGCCTTCGCGCTCGACATGATGCACGTCTCCACCGAGGCCGAGCTCGCGATCCTGCTGGTCGACGAGGCCGCCATGGAACAGCTGCACGTGCAGTGGATGGACGAGCCGGGCCCGACCGACGTGCTGAGCTTTCCCATGGACGAGCTGCGCCCGGGCACCGAAGACGAGCCGACGCCTGCCGGACTGCTCGGCGACGTCGTGCTCTGCCCGCAGGTGGCCGGAGCACAGGCGGAGGCCGCCGGCCACGGTCTGATGGACGAGCTGAAGCTGCTGACGACCCACGGCATCCTGCACCTGCTCGGGTTCGACCACGCGGAGCCCGACGAGGAACGCGAGATGTTCGCCATCCAGCGCGACATTCTGGTGGGCTTCGCCGTCGCCGAACGACGACGATAG
- a CDS encoding HIT domain-containing protein, whose amino-acid sequence MTSTEPSVFTRIIRREIPADVVYEDDSVIAFNDIAPQAPVHVVIVPKTEAYRDVVELAAADSALLAHVVEVAKQIADQRTGGEFRLIFNNGEAAGQTVFHVHAHVLGGGLAEGTLGSK is encoded by the coding sequence ATGACTTCGACCGAGCCGAGCGTGTTCACGCGCATCATCCGCAGGGAGATCCCCGCCGACGTCGTCTACGAAGACGACAGCGTGATCGCGTTCAACGACATCGCGCCGCAGGCCCCCGTGCACGTGGTGATCGTGCCGAAGACGGAGGCCTATCGCGATGTGGTGGAACTCGCGGCGGCGGACTCCGCGCTGCTCGCGCACGTGGTCGAGGTGGCGAAGCAGATCGCGGACCAGCGCACGGGCGGTGAGTTCCGCCTGATCTTCAACAACGGCGAGGCCGCAGGACAGACCGTCTTCCACGTGCACGCTCATGTGCTCGGCGGAGGACTGGCGGAAGGAACACTTGGCTCGAAGTGA
- a CDS encoding 16S rRNA (uracil(1498)-N(3))-methyltransferase, translated as MANLYLREDLADATVGGEIELDGAEAKHAVGVSRTRVGDDLTVSDGRGLLMHGIVTTADPSRVIVQVRRLDRTEAARPRIVLVQALAKGGRDELAVQTSVELGVDEVVPWQATRSVSRWSGDKVRKGVQRWRSIVREATKQSVRSWLPQVTDPVTTKQLTLRAAGSRMLVLEPGAPEPLTGIRFEAADDRDLVLVVGPEGGVSPGESALLREAGATSVRLGDSVLRTSSAGPAAIAVLNAALGRW; from the coding sequence ATGGCCAACCTCTACCTGCGCGAGGATCTCGCCGACGCGACGGTCGGCGGCGAGATCGAGCTCGACGGGGCGGAGGCCAAGCACGCCGTCGGCGTCAGCCGAACGCGCGTCGGCGATGACCTGACGGTCTCCGACGGCCGCGGCCTTCTCATGCACGGGATCGTCACCACGGCCGATCCGTCCCGTGTGATCGTGCAGGTGCGGCGCCTCGACCGCACAGAGGCGGCGCGACCGCGGATCGTGCTCGTGCAGGCGCTGGCCAAGGGCGGCAGGGACGAGCTGGCGGTGCAGACATCCGTGGAGCTCGGCGTCGACGAGGTCGTGCCGTGGCAGGCGACCCGCTCGGTCTCACGATGGAGCGGCGACAAGGTGCGCAAGGGCGTTCAGCGCTGGCGCAGCATCGTGCGCGAGGCGACCAAGCAGTCGGTGCGTTCCTGGCTGCCCCAGGTCACCGATCCGGTGACGACGAAGCAGCTGACGCTGCGGGCCGCGGGCAGCAGGATGCTCGTGCTCGAGCCGGGCGCGCCCGAGCCGCTCACCGGCATCCGCTTCGAGGCCGCAGACGACCGCGACCTCGTGCTCGTCGTCGGCCCGGAAGGCGGCGTCTCGCCCGGGGAGTCCGCGCTGCTGCGCGAGGCCGGTGCGACCTCCGTGCGCCTCGGCGACTCCGTGCTGCGCACCTCCAGCGCGGGACCGGCGGCCATCGCGGTGCTGAACGCCGCGCTCGGACGCTGGTGA
- the dnaJ gene encoding molecular chaperone DnaJ, protein MADHYEVLGVARDASPDEIKKAYRRLARELHPDVNPSPEASERFKLVTHAYDVLSDPQQRQQYDLGPQAGFEGAGFNGFGDIFDTFFGGGAAGQQRGPRSRRERGQDALLRVEVDLDEVIFGAHRDLEVDTAVVCETCGGSCCQPGTSPVTCDICHGTGSIQRTVRSLLGNMMTSSPCGTCRGYGTVIATPCVTCQGQGRVRARRTVPVDIPAGVDTGLRLQMPGSGEAGPAGGPNGDLYLEIKVRHHDVFSRDGDDLLCTLTVSMADAVLGTHATVKALDGDIDVEIKAGVQSADVLTVKGRGITHLRGSGRGDLRVGVQVVTPTKLDRKERELIEQFAAHHKQDTPALARFQQGLFAKLRDRFL, encoded by the coding sequence GTGGCCGACCACTATGAAGTCCTGGGCGTCGCGCGCGACGCCAGCCCCGACGAGATCAAGAAGGCGTACCGACGCCTCGCCCGTGAGCTGCATCCCGATGTGAACCCCAGCCCCGAGGCATCGGAGCGTTTCAAGCTCGTGACCCACGCCTATGACGTGCTCAGCGATCCCCAGCAACGTCAGCAGTACGATCTCGGCCCGCAGGCCGGATTCGAGGGGGCGGGCTTCAACGGCTTCGGCGACATCTTCGACACGTTCTTCGGCGGCGGCGCGGCAGGACAGCAGCGCGGTCCGCGGTCGCGTCGCGAGCGCGGCCAGGACGCCCTGCTGAGGGTCGAGGTCGATCTCGACGAGGTGATCTTCGGGGCGCACCGCGACCTCGAGGTCGACACCGCCGTGGTCTGCGAGACGTGCGGAGGCTCGTGCTGCCAGCCGGGCACCTCGCCCGTGACGTGCGACATCTGCCACGGAACCGGCAGCATCCAGCGCACCGTGCGTTCGCTGCTCGGCAACATGATGACCTCGTCGCCGTGCGGCACGTGCCGCGGCTACGGCACGGTCATCGCGACGCCCTGCGTCACCTGCCAGGGTCAGGGCCGCGTGCGTGCGCGTCGGACCGTGCCGGTGGACATCCCCGCCGGTGTCGACACCGGGCTGCGGCTGCAGATGCCGGGCAGTGGCGAGGCAGGACCGGCGGGCGGCCCCAACGGCGACCTGTACCTGGAGATCAAGGTGCGCCACCACGACGTGTTCAGCCGTGACGGCGACGACCTGCTGTGCACGCTGACGGTCTCGATGGCGGATGCCGTGCTCGGCACGCATGCCACGGTGAAGGCGCTCGACGGGGACATCGACGTGGAGATCAAGGCTGGCGTGCAAAGCGCCGACGTGCTCACCGTGAAGGGCCGCGGCATCACGCACCTGCGCGGCTCGGGGCGCGGCGATCTCCGCGTCGGCGTGCAGGTCGTCACGCCAACCAAGCTCGATCGCAAGGAGCGCGAGCTGATCGAGCAGTTCGCCGCGCACCACAAGCAGGACACCCCAGCACTCGCACGTTTCCAGCAGGGTCTGTTCGCCAAGCTGCGCGATCGGTTCCTCTGA